A single Triticum dicoccoides isolate Atlit2015 ecotype Zavitan chromosome 2A, WEW_v2.0, whole genome shotgun sequence DNA region contains:
- the LOC119358604 gene encoding uncharacterized protein LOC119358604, which produces MEVAMSAVVGELVSQFISFLMNKCNSLRHAQSEEEKVVERLHHLLMRAGTIVEEADTRYITNSGMMMQLKKLSEAMYRAYGALDNSRYLALQDSAGFDEVSINDSSRSELYLAKRSRTTNDKATRLESHDALESLEIATANMAEFIILLSGCERMSRRPYDVYLYTDNFMFSRHTEKQKLLSFLLQHNNPPSNHAPEVLPIIGGVGFGEKTLVAHACGEERVRSRLSFILQLNGDSLLTILDHGRTMKGMMLVVIEFASDVDDDEWKRFHSFFIRMGKGSKTIIISKLKRLARFGSVKPIFLTAMSYGELRYLFKTLAFGSVDLAEHPRLVQVADEFAMLVHGTQCSLTSGNVFADMLRKNLDVQFWRSILDKGIRYVNRNLSRHNSVDQAILIQQGHPLVVTDLAFDPLSVRPYTNNVSSKKLPSVTFGELLTDPNVRPKGDFIIVSWESRIPPHNSFACFPTSHAQDTHEGSTLPGRKRRGEPI; this is translated from the coding sequence ATGGAGGTTGCCATGTCTGCAGTTGTAGGTGAACTCGTGAGCCAGTTCATCTCGTTCCTGATGAACAAGTGCAACTCCTTGAGGCATGCCCAATCAGAGGAGGAGAAGGTGGTGGAGAGATTACACCACCTTCTGATGAGAGCCGGCACCATCGTTGAGGAGGCGGACACACGGTACATAACCAATTCTGGGATGATGATGCAGCTCAAGAAGCTCTCAGAGGCCATGTACCGAGCATATGGTGCGCTGGACAACTCCAGGTACCTTGCCCTCCAAGACAGTGCAGGCTTCGACGAGGTTAGCATCAATGACTCATCTAGAAGCGAATTATATTTAGCCAAGCGCTCTCGAACAACAAATGATAAGGCCACACGCCTCGAGTCACATGATGCCTTGGAaagtttagaaattgctactgctaACATGGCAGAATTTATTATTCTTCTCAGTGGATGCGAGCGCATGTCTCGTAGGCCATACGATGTTTATCTTTACACCGACAACTTCATGTTCAGCCGACATACTGAGAAGCAAAAGCTCTTGAGCTTCTTGTTGCAGCACAACAACCCTCCTAGTAATCATGCACCGGAAGTTCTTCCGATCATAGGTGGTGTTGGATTTGGAGAGAAAACATTGGTTGCTCATGCGTGTGGCGAGGAAAGGGTTCGCTCACGCTTATCCTTTATTTTGCAATTGAATGGAGATAGCCTCTTGACGATACTTGACCATGGAAGGACTATGAAAGGTATGATGTTGGTAGTTATTGAGTTTGCTTCTGATGTAGATGATGATGAGTGGAAAAGATTTCACTCGTTTTTCATAAGAATGGGCAAAGGAAGCAAGACCATCATCATAAGTAAACTTAAAAGATTAGCCCGGTTTGGATCGGTGAAACCAATTTTCCTTACTGCTATGTCTTATGGTGAGTTGAGGTACCTTTTCAAGACACTGGCATTCGGAAGTGTAGACCTTGCAGAACATCCACGGCTAGTACAGGTAGCAGATGAATTTGCCATGTTAGTGCACGGTACGCAATGTTCACTTACCTCAGGAAATGTGTTCGCGGACATGTTGAGAAAGAATCTTGATGTTCAGTTTTGGCGTAGCATATTGGACAAGGGGATAAGATACGTTAACAGAAACCTCTCCAGACATAATAGTGTCGACCAAGCCATACTTATACAACAAGGCCATCCATTGGTTGTAACGGACCTTGCTTTCGATCCACTTAGCGTGAGACCTTATACAAATAATGTTTCAAGCAAGAAACTGCCAAGTGTGACGTTTGGGGAACTTCTAACAGACCCTAATGTTAGACCAAAAGGAGACTTTATTATAGTTTCATGGGAATCAAGGATACCGCCTCATAATTCATTTGCTTGTTTTCCTACAAGTCATGCTCAGGATACACATGAAGGTAGTACTTTGCCAGGGAGGAAGCGACGTGGAGAACCAATTTAG